In Chelmon rostratus isolate fCheRos1 chromosome 9, fCheRos1.pri, whole genome shotgun sequence, the following proteins share a genomic window:
- the LOC121611695 gene encoding cyclic nucleotide-gated cation channel-like: MTGTVQDSHRLSVKTWTEDESERADSTLSRAQSMCDDTSSELQRMAAIDRRDINSQNSFHGRGALSRIVGMVMTLREWAQKSLTDETERPDSFLERFRGPVQADMQAPPSRFSHSHTGSDAEKENRHSRRTRWKCNVVVLSPSDDAYYHWLMVIGAAVFYNWTLLVVRACFDELQMKNVLVWLVLDYICDGVYIMDIAVRLHTGFLDQGLMVKDVQRLRETYVRTLQCKLDICSVLPTDLLYLTVGISYTPLLRFNRLLRLPRLFELFERTETRTGYPNAFRICKLVLYILVIIHWNACVYYSFSKILGLGSDSWVYPNASDPEFGSLTRSYIYCLYWSTLTLTTIGETPPPVRDEEYLFLIFDFLVGVLIFASIVGNVGAMISNMNATRAAFQSRVDTLKHYMHFRHVSKVLEQRVIRWFDYLWTNQKTIDEQEVLRNLPNKLRAEIAINVHLDTLKKVRIFQDCEAGLLVELVLKLRPQVFSPGDYICRKGDVGKEMYIIKDGQLAVVGEDGVTQFAVLTSGSCFGEISILNISGSKMGNRRTANIRSLGYSDLFCLSKQDLMEALQEFPHARAQLEQRGRDILQKEGLLEEVNVSAGEELEEKVERLETSLDRLQTCLARLQSEFNSSQLRLKQRITTLEHNTTTVATGSGFLSDADGNESVSGGDGVRSEINIRL, from the exons atgACAGGCACAGTGCAGGATTCACACAGGCTGTCTGTGAAAACATGGACAGAGGACGAGAGCGAGCGAGCTGACAGCACGCTTAGCAG agcACAGTCAATGTGTGATGACACTTCTTCAGAGCTTCAGAGAATGGCAGCCATTGACAGGAGGGATATTAATTCCCAGAATTCCTTTCATGGTCGAGGTGCTCTGTCCAG GATAGTTGGCATGGTGATGACCTTGAGAGAATGGGCGCAGAAGAGTCTGACTGATGAGACGGAGCGGCCGGACTCCTTCTTGGAGCGCTTCAGAGGCCCCGTCCAAGCGGACATGCAAGCCCCGCCCAGCAGGTTCAGCCACAGCCACACTGGCTCtgatgcagagaaagaaaacaggcaCTCCAGACGCAC gaGATGGAAGTGTAACGTCGTGGTCTTATCACCATCTGATGATGCATACTACCACTGGCTGATGGTGAttggtgctgctgttttctataACTGGACCCTGCTAGTTGTCAG ggCCTGTTTCGACGAGCTCCAGATGAAGAATGTGTTGGTCTGGCTGGTGCTGGACTACATCTGTGATGGAGTCTATATCATGGATATAGCAGTGCGTCTCCACACAG GTTTCTTGGATCAAGGCTTGATGGTGAAAGATGTGCAGCGTCTGAGAGAAACCTACGTCCGAACCTTACAGTGCAAACTTGACATTTGCTCCGTCCTTCCGACTGACCTCCTGTACCTGACCGTGGGAATCAGCTACACCCCTCTCCTTCGATTCAACCGGCTGCTGCGCCTGCCCCGCCTGTTCGAGCTGTTTGAACGTACAGAGACACGAACGGGCTACCCCAACGCTTTCCGCATCTGTAAACTGGTTCTGTACATCCTGGTGATCATCCACTGGAACGCTTGTGTGTACTACAGCTTCTCCAAGATCTTGGGACTGGGCTCTGACTCTTGGGTTTATCCCAATGCATCAGATCCTGAGTTTGGCTCCTTGACCAGAAGCTACATATACTGCCTGTACTGGTCCACTCTGACGCTCACCACCATTGGAGAGACACCTCCTCCTGTTAGAGATGAGGAATATCTGTTCCTGATCTTTGACTTTCTG GTGGGTGTTCTGATATTTGCCTCCATTGTGGGTAACGTCGGAGCCATGATTTCGAATATGAATGCCACGAGAGCAGCCTTCCAGAGCCGCGTAGACACCCTGAAGCACTACATGCACTTCAGACATGTAAGCAAGGTGCTCGAGCAGCGTGTCATTCGCTGGTTTGACTACCTCTGGACCAATCAGAAGACAATAGATGAACAGGAGGTGCTGAGGAACCTGCCCAATAAACTGAGAGCAGAGATTGCTATTAATGTTCACCTGGACACACTGAAGAAG GTGCGTATTTTCCAGGACTGTGAGGCAGGCCTCCTTGTAGAATTGGTATTAAAACTTCGACCACAGGTTTTCAGTCCTGGAGACTACATCTGCAGGAAG GGGGATGTGGGCAAGGAGATGTACATAATTAAAGATGGCCAGCTGGCAGTGGTGGGGGAGGATGGGGTCACCCAGTTCGCTGTTCTGACCTCAGGAAGCTGCTTCGGAGAAATCAGCATCCTGAACATCAGCGGCAGCAAGATGGGGAACAGACGTACGGCTAACATTCGTAGTCTGGGATACTCGGACCTGTTCTGCCTTTCCAAACAAGACCTGATGGAGGCGCTGCAGGAGTTCCCCCACGCCAGGGCCCAGCTGGAGCAGAGGGGGCGGGATATCCTGCAGAAGGAGGGGCTTCTGGAGGAAGTCAATGTGTCTGCAGGGGAGGAACTTGAGGAAAAGGTGGAGAGGCTGGAAACCAGTCTGGACCGGCTGCAG ACGTGTTTGGCTCGTCTGCAGAGTGAGTTCAACTCTTCCCAGCTTCGACTGAAACAGCGAATCACGACCCTGGAACACAACACTACCACAGTGGCCACAGGCAGCGGCTTCCTGTCAGACGCTGACGGCAACGAGAGTGTTTCTGGTGGTGACGGCGTACGCAGTGAAATCAACATCCGGCTCTGA